The Opitutaceae bacterium genome has a window encoding:
- a CDS encoding response regulator transcription factor, with product MADSKVFKPGAILVVDDVPANLSVLLDFLGDAGFEVLVAESGQGALDQIGYSRPDIILLDVMMPGLDGFEVCRRLKADAGFRDIPVIFMTALTETVDKVKGFEAGAVDFVSKPVQPEEVLARVQAHLEIRHLQRVLEEKNRELEHEILLRLEAEDQLQQSLDQAVIVATRDHRIQFCTRHAWDLLSRYFSAKILVTLPEAIETWIAGGVRPEGSAGTGGAKDGPLVITRDRGTLTVRLFSEGDSSQTVMLLLDEKVEINDPKPLEQLGLTPREAEVLFWMTQGKSSPEIAVILEAAPNTVKKHVQNIFQKLGVENRTAAALRALEVIGLPDPGI from the coding sequence GTGGCTGACTCGAAGGTGTTCAAGCCCGGAGCGATCCTGGTGGTGGACGATGTCCCGGCCAACCTGAGCGTGCTTCTCGACTTTCTGGGAGACGCCGGCTTTGAGGTTCTGGTGGCGGAGAGCGGTCAGGGGGCACTGGATCAGATTGGTTACTCACGGCCGGACATCATCCTGCTTGATGTGATGATGCCGGGGCTCGATGGATTCGAAGTCTGCCGGCGGCTGAAGGCGGATGCCGGATTCCGGGACATCCCGGTCATTTTCATGACCGCCCTGACTGAGACGGTCGACAAGGTAAAGGGCTTTGAGGCGGGTGCGGTCGACTTCGTGAGCAAACCAGTCCAGCCGGAGGAGGTTCTGGCGCGGGTCCAGGCGCATCTGGAGATCCGCCACCTGCAGCGGGTGTTGGAAGAGAAGAACCGGGAATTGGAGCATGAGATCCTGCTGCGGCTTGAGGCGGAGGACCAACTTCAGCAATCCCTCGACCAGGCGGTCATCGTGGCGACCCGGGACCACCGGATCCAGTTCTGCACACGCCATGCCTGGGATCTGTTGTCGCGCTACTTCAGCGCGAAGATCCTCGTCACCTTGCCCGAGGCGATCGAAACCTGGATCGCCGGAGGCGTGCGACCGGAGGGGAGTGCCGGCACAGGTGGCGCCAAGGACGGTCCCCTGGTGATAACCCGCGACCGAGGCACACTGACCGTCCGACTCTTTTCGGAAGGTGATTCGAGCCAGACCGTCATGCTTCTCCTGGATGAGAAGGTGGAGATCAATGATCCCAAGCCGCTCGAGCAACTGGGACTGACCCCGCGCGAGGCGGAGGTCCTGTTCTGGATGACCCAGGGCAAATCGAGCCCGGAAATTGCGGTCATCCTTGAAGCGGCACCCAACACGGTGAAGAAGCATGTCCAGAATATCTTCCAGAAGCTGGGGGTCGAGAATCGGACGGCGGCCGCGCTGCGGGCTCTTGAGGTCATCGGCTTGCCCGATCCGGGGATCTGA
- a CDS encoding TA system VapC family ribonuclease toxin, with translation MILPDANLLLYAYDRSSPYHAKARPWWESCLSGRNPVYLCPMVLSAFVRLATHPRVYENPMTIAEASGHVSSWLGRKVSQYVALEKSDLLKSLELLEVIGLGGDLTTDAQIAAIALRLRASVHTSDSDFKRFAGLKVVNPLSSR, from the coding sequence ATGATTCTGCCTGACGCGAACCTTCTGCTCTACGCCTACGATCGTTCGAGTCCTTATCACGCCAAGGCGCGCCCCTGGTGGGAGTCGTGTCTTTCGGGTCGGAATCCGGTGTATCTGTGCCCGATGGTCCTTTCGGCTTTCGTCCGTCTGGCCACCCATCCGCGGGTTTATGAAAACCCCATGACCATCGCTGAGGCATCAGGCCATGTCTCGTCCTGGCTCGGTCGAAAAGTCAGTCAATATGTGGCGCTGGAAAAATCCGATCTCCTGAAATCGTTGGAACTCCTGGAAGTAATCGGGTTGGGAGGTGACCTCACGACAGATGCCCAGATTGCCGCTATCGCCCTGCGGTTGCGGGCCAGCGTTCATACCTCCGACAGCGACTTCAAGCGTTTTGCAGGCCTGAAAGTAGTCAACCCGCTATCCTCGCGCTGA